Proteins found in one Mesotoga sp. Brook.08.105.5.1 genomic segment:
- a CDS encoding tocopherol cyclase family protein produces MIDLTGGKGYIEKDWGRSLPDAWIWMQSNNFD; encoded by the coding sequence GTGATAGATCTAACTGGAGGCAAAGGCTATATAGAAAAGGATTGGGGAAGATCCTTGCCAGACGCCTGGATTTGGATGCAGAGCAACAACTTCGATTAG